DNA from Triticum aestivum cultivar Chinese Spring chromosome 7D, IWGSC CS RefSeq v2.1, whole genome shotgun sequence:
AAGTGGACTGAAAATGCATTGTCTAAAACTAAATGTCAATATGTTCCCTTTGTTTGTCAATTGGTACTTGCAAGCACATTTATTTGAAAAACCTTGTTCATACTTCCAAATATCATTTCAGCCATGTTCAAATGCATGAAGTGGCCATGACATTTGCATGAAAAAAATGTACAATTGATAATGTCAACCTTGTGCAAATTTTCATTCATTGGTCATATTACAACCAAAGTAATACAAAAGTAGGATTGACCGTCTCTTACAACATTGGTACTTCCAAACTGGCACTACCATTGACCATCCTCATTACTATAGTAAAGCAAAGTACTAGTTCAGATGCATATAGCAAAATAAAGTGCTACTGCAAGTTGCCTATACATTTCTTTAGAACTGACTAAGTAGCACCAGTTCATAGAACCACTACGTCATTTCATCAGAACCAACAATAGACACAACACACTCAGCAGCATAACACCTCCAAACACCAGCTTCATCACAAACACCACTTCTCTCCCTAAACCTAACAGCATAGCTACTTGCTACTTGGTCATGGCAGCTGCATTGCTATGAATATGGTTGCATACATTGCCTCTCTATCTCTACATGCACTCCTCCCTCTATCAACTCTTGCTTGATCAAGCTCTTCTATTCTGTCATCTGGTCCACAATTGCATCAACAGCAACATCACCAACAAGCACCCGTGTACTAATCCAATGCTCAACATATTGTAGCTCCCATCGCCAGAAATCACAAATTATCTATCAAGCACACACACAAAACTAGAAATTTGGAGCTAGCAAAAAACAGTTCTAGACCTAAGACAGCAACAAGGTCATGGCTTGTACTATGCTTCTTGCACTTGTAAAACACTCAACCGTCGTGCTTCTCGGTGCTGGACATGTAGAACTTGCCCACCATGCCACAGTCAGGGCAAGGGATCAGTGGCACCACTACAGTGCGATTGCGCAGAGCTGACCGGATCGAGCTGGAGAAGGACATGGCAGAAGAGATGAGGCGATGTTTGGAAGGCTGGATGGCGACGACAAAGGCGGTCGGCGGGGCGATTTGGGAACTAGGGTTCGAGCCGAGAGAGCGCATAGGAGGAGACCAGGGTGCAGGCCGGTTTGAACCAGGTTTtccagagagagagagtgagagaaacAGACTCAATCCAACATAAAATAAAACTGCCTACTGCCATGCCTAGTGAAAACTCATTTCTGAAAAAAAATCCAATGGGATAAAATGCGTGACAAATGTGTAAAATGGGGGTATAAATTGGGGACTTTCTCAAAAATGGGTAAAACCAGTCAAATTGATGAATCTTGGGGGTAAAAATGGAATTGATTTTTTGAAGATATTTGAAGAGCATCTCATATCCGATAATTATCAAGAAAACGGGATTGCTAGCTCTCAATCGACCGAGACTAACCAAGTCTCAGTCGATGATATATTAATAGGATCTTAGAGGTTGTTTGTTTCCAGgaacttattggtttagggacttaaaaaagtccctataagtcccatctaaaccaaataggagggacttatagggacttaaagtgagcatttgggacttatgaaataagactctcaaggagagtcttatagggacttatagttgtaatatggtattatagggacttataagtctcaggaaccaaacaggtagggactttttagggacttgagacttataagttgggactaaaaaagtcctaagacttatgaaccaaacagggccttacatTGAGATCCGTGCaaatttttcttttcattttttttctttcttgcatgtTAAGTCTATGTCGATGAGACCTAGATACACcctcaagaaaaataaaaaacaaagataTGTAAGCGCAATCAACAAAGTTCGGCGCAAACTCAATTAAGTAAGAAtcagaagaagaaatagaatcGGATGGAAACAAACATTGCAATTAAGTGATTTCCCCATTTCCGCACTTCCAGAAGCCCCAGAGCGGCCGTGACTGAAGAAGACTTTCTACTCCAATCCAGTAGTCAGAGAGGCCGCAGCAGCAGCACTGCAGCAGCAAGCGCCAAGACCCTACCTCAGCTCCACCAATCCCCAACCGGGCACCATCCGCACCGGCCGGCGATGTCGGcggcgcccccgccgcccccgGAATCGGCCGCTaccagcggcggcggtggcggcagcgacaGCGACAAGGTCCTCGCCGCCGCGCAGCACATCGTCAAGTCCCTGGCCACCTCCAAGAACGCCGCCGACGACATGATCCGCATCCTCTCCGGCTTCGACAACCGCCTCTCCTCCATCACCGCCGGCCTGTTcccctcccccgacctctcctcctccgcggAGCCGCCCGAGATCTCCATCTCCTCCGCGGCCGCCTTCGACGCCGCCGAGCAGCTCATCCTGCTCTGGGACGCCACCCCCGAGGCCCTCGTCTTCGAGGCCCACGAGGAGGACATCGCGCAGTACCTCACCGCCGTCGACGTCGCCGTCGAGCACCTcgcgcgcggcggcgcgggcgccggcCGCGCCGGCGTCGCCGTCCAGCTCGCCATGGCCCGCCTCGAGGAGGAGCTCCGCCACCACATGGTCCGCCACGCCGTGCCGCTCGACCCCACGGGCCTCTGCTTCTCTCTCCGCCGCCTCTCGCTCGGATCCTTCgacgacctcgacttcgacgccgccacgCCGCACAGCGTCGACGCCACGCCGGAGACCTCGCGCGGCGGGCCCCTGGTGAGCCCGTTCGACGACCACGCGTTCGACCCCGTGCGCCCCGAGGCCGTCGACGACCTGCGGGCCATCGCCGACCGGATGGCGCGTGCGGGGTACGCGCGCGAGCTGGCCGACGCCTACTGCAACATCCGGCGCGACCTGCTCGACGAATACCTCTCCGTGCTGGGCGTCGAGCGCCTCAGCATCGACGAGGTGCAGCGCGTCGAGTGGAAGCAGCTCAACGACAAGATGAAGAAGTGGGTGCAAGGGGTGAAGACGGTCGTGCGTGTGCTGCTTGCTGGTGAGCGCCGCCTCTGCGACCAGGTGCTCGCAGTGTCTGACGAGCTCAGGGAGGAGTGCTTCGTCGAGTCCACCAAAGGATGCATCATGCAGATTCTCAACTTTGGGGACGCCGTGGCTGTGTGCCCCCGCTCGCCCGAGAAGCTATCACGGATTCTTGATATGTACGAGGCACTTGCCGAGGTAATCCCTGAAATGAAGGATTTGTGCCTCGGGAGTTCCGGTGACGGCGTAATCAGTGATGTTCAAGCAATTCTTGATAGGCTTGGGGAGGCTGTGAGGGGTACCCTTTTTGAGTTTGGGAAAGTTCTGCAGCAGGAGTCGTCGCGAAGGGCAATGACGGCTGGTGAGATCCACCCAATGACACGGTATGTCATGAACTATTTGAGGTTGTTGGTCGTTTATAGTGAGACACTTGATGGCCTCTTGGATGATGATGGCGATGAGAGCAATGCTTTGGAAAGACCCGAGGATAAGGATCAGGATACGGAACACTTAGAGGGTATGACCCCTCTTGGAAGGCGCCTTTTGAAGCTGATGTGTTATCTGGAGGCCAATTTGGAGGACAAGTCTAAGCTATATGAAGATGCTGCCCTGGAGTGCATATTTTCCATGAACAATTTGCTCTACATTGTTCAGAAGGTGAAGGATTCCGAGCTTGGGAAGATTTTAGGTGATCACTGGGTAAGAAGGCGCAGCGGGAAGATTCGGCAGTACTCAAAGAGCTACCTAAGGATTTCCTGGATGAAGACTTTGTCTTATCTGAGAGACGATGTACATGGGAGTGGGGGTGGGAGCGGCAGTGGTAGTGGCAGTGGACATTCAGGTTCTAGGATGTCCATCAAGGAGAAGTTCAAGAACTTCAACTTGTCCTTTGAGGAAATTTACAGGAACCAGACACTCTGGAAGGTTCCAGATCCTCAGCTCCGAGAAGAGCTGAAGATATCTATATCTGAGAATGTGATTCCGGCATATCGTGCTTTTCTGGGAAGATATGGTAGTCAAGTGGATGGGGGGAAAAACTCGGGAAAGTATATAAAGTACACCCCAGAGGATCTGGAGAGTCAATTGTCTGATTTATTTGAGGGCTCACCAGGGTCCGCCAACCACTCTAGGAGAAGAACATAGTTCATAGTTAACAGGATCCGCTTCAGGTATGTCTTGTTAAAGTGGTCTTACATTTGTTGAGTTTCCATACACACGGTATCTGTTAAATGGGTATTTGTTCATTTAGCAACCTTTACAATACTGTGATACAAACCAGAGTCTTCTGTGTGTCTACTTTTGCATGGTGTGCACTAAGAAATATTGTACATGGATTGATTCTAAGTGTATGGTCTTCTTTCTGAATATTCTGTGTTAGCTGCAATTGATCATTTGGTACTACATAAGACATTGAAATTCACCGTGATCTTGTTCGACTGGGTTGACCGGGGGGTTTCATTATTTGTTCAACCGTGCCCGTGCAGGCATAACCAGTTTAGAATTGTTGGTTGAAATGTTGAATATGATATTCAGTTGAATGAGAATTACTTCATGGTCGAATTAGTTTGTTATCAGAAGTGGTGGCTTCTTAGTGGTCAATTTTATTGACAAACATTAGATTTAGAAATGTGCTTTAGGAATGGCTGGTTCATTTAAAGAACTACTTGACATGTGATAAGTGTGAAAAGGCAGTATATTTGCCTATAACGTGTTCTAGCATCATCTTATGAATAAGCATACATTGTTAGCAGTAATGAAATGGAAGCGTTTCATTGTGAGCTATTGCCATTATGTGCCTGTAAGCCTGCAGAATGATTTCAAATCCCTGACCTGGCTAGGCAAAATAACTGTGTTTCGCTAGATTGCCCATAAGAAGAAAGATAGGCAGTAGGTATATATGTGCTTCATTAGTAGAACTATTGTCCAACTACTAAAACTGTATAAGGTTGAATTATCTCAACATTGCCTGTGCCTGTCAATAAGATTGTTGAGGTTAAGCATTTACTATTACATGACCAGAAGGGTTTGTCGAACCTGCAAATCTGGAAAATCGCTATTGGAAAACCAATTAGTAGAAGAAATTAGGGTGAATGATCGTGTGCATCTCTCAGACCCACCTCTTATTTACAGTGCTAAGATTACATACTAGATTAGACTTGGACTCGAACTAGATTAGGAATTCAGACATACCCCTTTCAAGATGGGCCGAAGATATTGATTTGTCCCATCTTGTTCTATTATAATAGCACCCTCTAGGACCTACCCTTTTGGTTTAATAGTCAGGTAACTGCTCACCTACTCGAGACATATTCCAACTTTTTTTAGGGGAGACATATTCCAGTTTTAGCATCCTACTCGTCAGTTTCTCCTTGATGAAAAAACCTATAGGCTTGCAATCACAATGCATTGCCAAGGAGTCGTTCCCTAACACTGAAAGCTGACAGTAAAGCGACCATTTTTTACACAACCTCAATTCAATTGCTCTATGCTCTGCCTGTGCAGTATACCGAGCTATTTATTTTTCCCATGAAGATGTTAGTACCCTCAGGTTGATTATCTTGTCACCACACCACTTGCCCAATCTGCGTCTCCATATCCGTGTACACTCGATCTTCTCTTTTCGAACTGTAACTCTCCTTTGCCAAGAAGGTTACTCTTTAAATACCTCTGGTTCAAGTACACCACAACCCTAGAGAACACTTGAGTTGTGACACTATGTCTAAGATCGGACGGTGCTATCGACCTGCTGCATCCTCTGGAATATCATTTGATAATTTTCCACATCACAAAATTGGCTTAAAGCTTGGTGTTCCAGGCATGCTGCTCCGAAAAATTAAACCGACCACCGTTTGGGTTACGCAACTGAACTCGCTTGCTACTCGCAAGCCTGGGTGGACTCGGTGCTGGAAGGGAGATCATTACAGGTTCAAATATGGTCAGCGTGTCTGTATTCCTTGGATTGTTGTGAGTTCACCGGGTTGTAAGTGGCCATTTACACTGCTGCACCGTCGTACGACATTCAACAAAAGGTACCCGACACAAGTGGGAGACAAGGAATATAGTGTACAGAGTGATCGTCGAATCCTTGTAGCCACTGGTGAATTTCCATGCAGAGTAGAAGGTACAGCCATTCCCCAACTGTATTTTTTTCTGTCCTGTGATTCATTAACCTTTATTCATGACGCTGGCCCATTTACTTCACTGAGGGAAACAAATGATATATTAGCACCGTCCCAAATTAGTTCCAAGAAAATAGAGCCAGCGGCGCACTTTTCTTACCTTCATCATAGCCGCGTTCAGGAACTCAGCGACTGCCAGAATGGCGATTTTAGTTGCAACAGGTTTGGTCAAAGAGGCGTTTTAGGGTTGGGTACAGCAAGATTGTGAACAAGTCTTTAAGGAAATTTGAACTTTCAAATTAGTTTTGGTTGGGGTGCGCCTGCCTGGGCTGTAGTGCAACGCCCAAGCACCCGAGGGTCCCAATGGCAAGCCACTGTTGAACAAGTCTTTAGGGAAATTTAAACTTTCAAATTAGCTTTGGTTGGAGTGCACCTGCCTGGGCTGTAGAGCAACACCCAAGCAACAGCCGACGGTCCCAATGAAAAGCCACTGTTGAACAAGTCTTTAGGGAAATTTGAACTTTTAAATTAGTTTTGGTTGGGGTGCGCCTGCCTGGGCTGTAGTGCAACGCCCAGGCGACACCTGAGGGTCCCAAGGGTTCCAATGGCAAGCCACTGTAATGGACCCTCTTTCACAAAAAATAAATTTAATATCATTATGGGCACATAGCTCACATATCAGATATCAAACTGATAAAAATAAATACTACACTTGATCTTAGCCTTAGGTATGACTTGCATTGATGCCCTGCCCCCTCTTCTTATAGCTTTGTCCAGCGTCTCTCCGCTCTCGAccagcgaggtggtactaaaaacCTAAGAACGAACGGGGAAAGTCCCTGCTGCACTCGGGCAAACAGCCTATGCGCCCCCTCGTTCCTTTGGGCTTCATCTGGCCCGGTAAGAACACAACGGCAGCAATGCTTCCACGGCCCAGTATTAAACATCCTGTGGCAGATTGccgttgggccagcccatttagtGATTAAGAACGTGTACTGAACGCCGGTTTTGGCGACCTTTTTCCTGGCCGGTTTTGGCAACCTTCCAAAATGTTCCTGAACCCTTTTTTACTGGTTTAtattttagtttttaaattaattttttcctttcctctttttcctctttcttttttcttttcttctcattttctttttattttgacgAATTTATGTTTCTTTTTTCTAAAATATGTGTTTGGAATTTCTAACTATCTTATGATTTTCTAAAAAATATCAGAAGCTCAAAAAATGTTTGTCGTATTCAAAATTTTGTTTAGAAATTCGAAAAATGTTTCCTTTTTAAAAAactgttcacaattttaaaaaatagcaatttcatgatttgttagaaaatttaaaaattgatcctgattttcaaaaattgttcataaattcaaaaaaaagattgggaattcaaaaaaatgatctagtttccaaaattttctcaacaattcAAAAAAGTTCAGCAATTAAAGAAATATTCGGGATGTAACAATTTGTTCAGAATTTCCAAAAATGTTTTTTTATTTGTttacaattttaaaaaatgttcgggaatttaaacaaatgttcacgttttcaaaaattgtgtCGTGTTCCAACACTACATGCACGCAATCGACTACTTCTCTGGGTACCTCAAGTACGAGCAGAACCCATAGCCGCCATGCTCCCGTGGTACGTCGGCGGCACCCTGGTGGCATCGAAGAGATTTGTGTGCTCCTCAAAGGCAGGCCCATGGCTATCACCGGGGCTAGTGTGGCGGCGAGGGCATGGCAATGAGAAGACAAGAAAAATCGCCATCATCATGTTTGAAGTAGGGGTTTCATTATTAAACTTATGAAGACCATAGGTGCCATAACTCAGTGATGACATAATCCTTGCAAACATTACTTTTAGAAAATCTACAACTATAAAAAGATTTAGAAAATCTACTTTGAGACTGGCTTCTTATTTAGAGAACTACTTGACGCGTGATAAATGTGAAGAGGCAGTATATTTGTTCAGGTCATCTTTTAGCAAATCTCTATCCTAAAAGTCCAAAACCTTCCTATCTCATTTCCCTAAAGCAGATCCCCTATTCCAAATTCTTTTTGCCATTTTTCAAAACATTTGCTAGAACAATTGAAACAGATTCACCATATTTAAAAACAAATATAGACAATTCAAATGCACCACATCGTAATTCAACTACGAGAATACATAAAGTTCACTGAATCCATCAAAGAGAACCACATGAACATGTCTGGATCAAACCCTCTTGTCTTTCCCGCATGGTTCTTGGCGGATACCCTCCCGGATCCGTCCTGGTGGGTTGCTCTGGATCTTCAGCCTGTAGCCCGCCGGCTTTCGAGACACGCAAGGATGCATGTTGCGCGTCTTCGTGGGGCTGTCCAGCCATGGTGACTTCTCCGGGGCGCGTGTGGTGGTGCATCGCCCTCCTTTCGCTGTGTGgtcatcctcttcggaggtcgcgGTTGTCTACTGCCTGCTCGAGCTAGGCCCGGTTCAGATGAGGTGCGGTGTGGGCAGGATGGATGCAGTCGAATTTGGACTGTGGTGCCATAGATCTGGACAGGTGCGGCGGTGGGGCTGTCATGGCCCTTTATGTGGTTCCGTCTCAATCAGCATGCCACGAGACGGATTGTTCGGCTACAGCCAGATGGACGGTGAAATTTGTGCTTGGATTTTTGTCGGGCTGACGATGACGACACCTTTGGGCGTCGCATACCTTGTTGAAGGTGTCGTCGACGTCGTTCTTGCCTACCTGACCGCTGATCTGGGGAAACCCGAGATCTAGGTGATCTTTAATCATGATGATGACATCAGTGGTGTCATTTTTCTCTCTTGAGAGCATCGTTTTGGAGCTGCATCGGTTTGGGGGCAGTGGATGATGGCAGGTACGCACTACGGTGAACGCTTCCATGTCTCATCGGTGCCATGTTTTGGGTGGTTGAGGCATCGAGATGGAGCGTGGCGGTGGGTGGCAGCAATCCTTCGTTGAGACGCAACGTTAATCGCAATTTATGGGTCATAATCACTACTTTGGCAGGATAGTGACATCATAATCGCTGGATTGGCGGGATAGTGACAGCTCACGGTCTATTGTCTGGGGTGCCCAGATTTACCACTGCCAGACACTGGCGACAAAAGCGTGGGATTGTTGAATTGACTTCGAGGTGGGATTTCGGTGGTGGCATCTTCTCTCGGTCTGCGATCAATGGCTTTATGACTGGCTATTTGCTTGGTGTGTGCATTGTTTACATCTCGTGGATATCACGTCTGGACCATATGTGCTTACATAATTTTCAGTAGTTGCAACTACTCGACGAGGGTCAATGTTGCTCCTTTTTTTGATCTGCATAGGCATAGTGATGGTcttctatggctttgttattagTCGAGGTGATCCTTTGTGTGTGCGCGTGCGTTCGCGTTGGATGTGTGCACCATAACTATGTAGAGGCCATGTGTATGCTTATGATGTTTTGTATCCCCTTATGCTTTGTTATGAGTTAATAAAAACACCTTTTTTGAAAATCAAACATAGCCGTAAATTGTGCCCAAAGGCACCAAATGAACAAATAACGGTGCCCATAGCCGTAATTCGTTTGACCGCCAATGCCCTTTCACCTCTACCATTACAATCAACTCTTCTTTGTATGCTCCAACACCACCATTCTTCTTGGCATGCTTTGCATATTTTGATCCATTCGGATGCACATGAGGAGTTGTTGGGTTCTCTACCAAGTCAGCATCGACAACATTGGTGTTGAGCCTTTGCCTCTTTGGTGTGGTCTCAAAGTTTGTTCTCGTCCACTTCTCATGTCCATCAAACTCTAAGAGGCAATGATGCAAAGTAAATGGTTTAGAGCAGTTCCTCTTGTTCCTTTCTCTGTAAAGAGATTGCCTTAGGCTCATACTCGTTGACGGTCACTTCACTTGGCGGCGTAAGGTTGACTTGCTCAACACATCCAGCCCACTAGTTGCAGTGGTCTTGGATCAAAGTCCAACAATGAGTGAGAGACCCGATTGTGTGGTTGTAGGGAATGATCACATTGTTATTGTAGTACTCCTAGGTCCTTTGCCAAAATTGCTTCTTTGTTTGGTCTGCACCGCATGTGGCATCGAGAGAGATGTTGACCCAAGCTTCACATTAACATTTGTCTTCCTCGATCTTGTAGTTGCATGACCTACTCCTCTTGTTTACTTGACTCTCCTCGGCCTCATCCACCACCTTGGCATTTCTTGTTTTGGGTTTATGGCCTTGACACCGCAATATCGTCGAGGCTGAGTGTGTGGCTTACATCCAATTCTGCCATGCAAGCGGTGGCATCATCATGCAATTGCTTACTACAAAAAGTACAGAAAGAACCTAGCAGTCAATATCAAATCGTACATCATTCTCTCAAGCAATTCCAAAccaaaaaaggaaaagggaaaagaaTACCTTGCAGACATATCATCAAGCACATCGGCCTCGCCCATGGTCTCGTTCGAATCCAGGTCGTGCTCGGTCGtcggaggtggcggcgcggctcgaGGAGGTCGTGTACTAGTCATCATCGTCGTGAGAGGTTGAAGTGGAAGCTTAGGGGAGCCCGCAACGTCCTTCTTCTTCGTCGCCGCCACCATGTTATCTATCGCCTTGGACGACGGCCGAAGGTCCCGTTTGACGGTCAGCGTCGGCAAGGGTGGTTGGCTCATTATGACGGCTCGAGTGGCGACAGCCGCCAGCGATGAACCACTGTCAATGAGGTCCTTGCCTTTTGCCGCCATTTCGCTGCTAGCATTGCCGAATTCGCCTGCCGACAAGGGCGCCCAGGGGTGCGACGTGGAGGGGCTATAAATTCTGCCGGTCATCGGGGCTGGGGACCGCGGCGACAGGGTGAGGAGCGGTGGCGTTGGGGTTGTGCGGGAAAGCTGCGGGCGATCAGGACGGGGTGGCTTTTCCTAAGAATGCTGTTGGCTAGACTAGAAGTGAGCGAGTGGGAGGAGGTTTGGAAGGGGAGCCATTTTTTGAGCGAAAAACGGTCATATAAGGAATTTGCTAGATACCCCTTAATCGCCTAAACCAAACTTTTTCCCATCAA
Protein-coding regions in this window:
- the LOC123166964 gene encoding exocyst complex component EXO70B1 — translated: MSAAPPPPPESAATSGGGGGSDSDKVLAAAQHIVKSLATSKNAADDMIRILSGFDNRLSSITAGLFPSPDLSSSAEPPEISISSAAAFDAAEQLILLWDATPEALVFEAHEEDIAQYLTAVDVAVEHLARGGAGAGRAGVAVQLAMARLEEELRHHMVRHAVPLDPTGLCFSLRRLSLGSFDDLDFDAATPHSVDATPETSRGGPLVSPFDDHAFDPVRPEAVDDLRAIADRMARAGYARELADAYCNIRRDLLDEYLSVLGVERLSIDEVQRVEWKQLNDKMKKWVQGVKTVVRVLLAGERRLCDQVLAVSDELREECFVESTKGCIMQILNFGDAVAVCPRSPEKLSRILDMYEALAEVIPEMKDLCLGSSGDGVISDVQAILDRLGEAVRGTLFEFGKVLQQESSRRAMTAGEIHPMTRYVMNYLRLLVVYSETLDGLLDDDGDESNALERPEDKDQDTEHLEGMTPLGRRLLKLMCYLEANLEDKSKLYEDAALECIFSMNNLLYIVQKVKDSELGKILGDHWVRRRSGKIRQYSKSYLRISWMKTLSYLRDDVHGSGGGSGSGSGSGHSGSRMSIKEKFKNFNLSFEEIYRNQTLWKVPDPQLREELKISISENVIPAYRAFLGRYGSQVDGGKNSGKYIKYTPEDLESQLSDLFEGSPGSANHSRRRT